In Armatimonadota bacterium, one DNA window encodes the following:
- a CDS encoding dTDP-glucose 4,6-dehydratase — MPNIVLTGGAGFIGSHIADHLFQAFPQATLSILDKMTYAADFRNVSHLMESNRVRLAVGDICDYAFVSRFLADADLVIHAAAESHVDNSFGNSLPFTMSNVFGTHVVMEACRLHKVPQVIHVSTDEVYGEVLEGEVTESAILNPTNPYSASKAGAEMIIRGYLNCYKMPITLVRANNIYGIRQFPEKLIPKFTLYMHMGRKVPIHGDGSNRRHFLAAQDFARAVELLIHQGKPGEIYNIGSEDEYTNMEVTTLLCQALGKDINSSVLFVEDRPFNDRRYSICSDKIRGLGWKPERSLTKDIPDIVEWYKANADRYRYFLSLDKGL; from the coding sequence ATGCCTAATATCGTACTGACCGGCGGGGCCGGCTTCATCGGCTCGCACATCGCGGACCACCTGTTCCAAGCGTTTCCCCAAGCGACGCTCTCGATTCTTGACAAGATGACCTATGCGGCGGACTTCCGCAACGTGTCGCATCTGATGGAAAGCAACCGAGTACGGTTGGCGGTCGGCGACATCTGCGACTACGCGTTCGTTTCCCGTTTCCTGGCCGACGCCGACCTGGTCATTCATGCCGCCGCCGAAAGCCACGTGGACAACTCGTTTGGAAACTCCCTTCCGTTCACGATGTCGAACGTCTTTGGCACGCACGTCGTGATGGAAGCCTGCCGCCTGCACAAGGTGCCCCAAGTGATTCACGTAAGCACCGACGAAGTCTATGGCGAGGTCTTGGAGGGTGAGGTCACGGAGTCCGCGATCCTGAACCCGACCAACCCGTATTCAGCTTCGAAAGCCGGCGCGGAGATGATCATTCGAGGGTATCTCAACTGTTACAAGATGCCGATTACCCTGGTCCGCGCGAACAACATCTACGGCATCCGCCAGTTCCCAGAAAAGCTGATCCCCAAGTTCACCCTTTACATGCACATGGGCCGGAAGGTCCCGATTCACGGCGACGGATCGAACCGTCGGCACTTCCTCGCCGCACAGGACTTCGCGAGGGCCGTCGAGCTGTTGATCCACCAGGGCAAACCCGGAGAAATCTACAACATCGGCTCAGAGGACGAATATACGAACATGGAGGTTACCACCCTCCTGTGCCAGGCGCTCGGCAAGGACATCAACAGCTCGGTGCTGTTCGTCGAAGACCGCCCGTTCAACGATCGCCGCTATTCGATCTGCAGCGACAAGATCCGGGGCCTCGGGTGGAAGCCGGAACGCTCGCTGACGAAGGACATCCCCGACATCGTCGAGTGGTACAAGGCCAACGCCGACCGCTATCGGTACTTCCTGAGCCTGGATAAGGGCCTGTAA
- a CDS encoding carbohydrate kinase family protein — MVLVYGTVCLDRVRSVQQFPIPGGYAEVEDEQLFLGGEAANTANALKTWGVPVALDGNPIGKGELGELLLLKLKDKGLDPSRLSRQGRTPVCEVYVSQDGDRTMFGLGFRDMGELAKPETAPYEAGAWFTADPNLGDAARTAASLARAARMNLYLMDFIRSNDPIPVGAFWQSSTDWVGRRGDAGANLVWLRAWVERHGCFGILSDGPYGLLAGDSEHGIVHCPAFPCETLVDSTGAGDMLRAGMLYGLVQEWPVGECLAFGAAAGAIKCGHLGATSHVPSIEQVNALIRAHPAIAAAYAKCGGFRKGGHAI; from the coding sequence ATGGTCTTGGTGTACGGCACGGTCTGCTTGGACCGAGTGCGAAGCGTCCAGCAGTTTCCGATTCCGGGCGGCTACGCAGAAGTGGAGGACGAGCAGCTTTTTCTTGGCGGAGAGGCGGCCAACACGGCCAATGCGCTCAAAACCTGGGGGGTGCCTGTCGCCCTGGACGGCAACCCGATCGGCAAAGGCGAGCTTGGCGAACTGCTGTTGCTGAAGCTCAAAGACAAAGGGCTGGACCCCTCGCGGCTCTCCCGGCAGGGGAGGACACCCGTGTGCGAGGTGTATGTGTCTCAGGACGGAGACCGCACGATGTTTGGGCTCGGGTTCAGGGACATGGGCGAGCTTGCAAAGCCGGAAACGGCCCCTTATGAAGCGGGCGCCTGGTTTACGGCGGACCCCAACCTGGGGGACGCGGCAAGGACGGCGGCGAGCCTGGCCCGTGCAGCCAGAATGAACCTATATCTAATGGACTTTATACGTTCCAACGACCCGATTCCGGTAGGGGCATTTTGGCAAAGCAGCACCGACTGGGTGGGGCGTCGTGGGGACGCGGGCGCGAACCTCGTTTGGCTCCGCGCCTGGGTGGAGCGGCACGGCTGTTTCGGGATTCTCAGCGACGGCCCATATGGCCTCTTGGCGGGCGATTCGGAGCACGGAATCGTGCATTGCCCCGCCTTTCCTTGCGAAACGCTGGTGGATTCGACTGGCGCAGGCGACATGCTCCGCGCGGGAATGCTCTACGGATTGGTTCAAGAATGGCCCGTGGGCGAGTGCTTGGCCTTTGGGGCGGCGGCGGGAGCGATCAAGTGCGGGCACCTTGGGGCCACCAGCCATGTGCCGAGTATCGAACAGGTCAACGCGTTGATCCGCGCGCATCCCGCCATTGCGGCCGCCTATGCAAAATGCGGCGGCTTCCGAAAGGGTGGGCACGCCATCTGA
- a CDS encoding SRPBCC family protein: MPTVETSVWVNAPLERVYAIAKDNESFPEFMKDVKSIVIVEREGGLIVSDWVGIIPQFMLKVRWTQEDVWDDGAHKCDFRQIKGDYDRLDGAWAFKEENGGTRFDSVVNYEYNVPTLGALIKRVIHGIVVKNMDNVLGAIKDRAEKA, from the coding sequence ATGCCGACTGTGGAGACCTCCGTGTGGGTCAACGCGCCTCTTGAACGGGTGTACGCGATCGCCAAGGACAATGAGTCCTTTCCTGAGTTCATGAAGGACGTCAAATCAATCGTGATCGTCGAGCGTGAGGGTGGACTCATCGTTAGCGATTGGGTGGGCATCATTCCCCAGTTCATGCTGAAGGTCCGCTGGACTCAAGAGGACGTGTGGGACGACGGGGCACATAAGTGCGATTTTAGGCAGATCAAGGGCGATTACGACCGTCTGGACGGAGCATGGGCGTTCAAAGAAGAGAATGGGGGGACCCGCTTTGACAGCGTGGTCAACTACGAGTACAACGTTCCGACCTTGGGCGCGCTGATCAAGCGGGTCATCCACGGGATCGTGGTCAAGAACATGGACAACGTGCTGGGCGCGATCAAAGATCGAGCGGAGAAGGCCTGA
- a CDS encoding alcohol dehydrogenase catalytic domain-containing protein → MLVEPGRLELQSVPVPATDFSEILIRVEAATTCGTDLKAFRRGHPQIPMPGVLGHEYSGVVAEAGVGAQFLIGEAVMGVHSAPCRQCRWCERGQENLCESIMETKVLGSYAEFLLVPARIANLHVFRKPDTLSFALASLLEPLSCVMQGIRSFAHKEHSDVLVIGPGAVGLMFVAALRKLGMASVSLLGRNEARLEVGAGYGSETLKWDDVGGRTWDLVIECTGTVEVWERSIGLVRRGGTAVLFGGCPSGTKASFDTKTLHYGQVDVLSPFHFGTDAVQDARRLLLDTAFDLSPLLSGTRTLEEGPQVFQDLADGKGIKYVFTP, encoded by the coding sequence GTGCTCGTGGAACCAGGACGCCTCGAACTCCAAAGCGTTCCCGTCCCGGCAACGGACTTCTCCGAGATCCTGATCAGAGTCGAAGCTGCGACCACTTGCGGGACGGACCTCAAGGCCTTCCGTCGGGGCCATCCGCAGATCCCGATGCCCGGGGTCCTGGGGCACGAGTATTCTGGCGTGGTTGCAGAAGCGGGCGTTGGGGCCCAGTTCCTCATCGGCGAGGCCGTCATGGGCGTGCACTCGGCGCCGTGCAGGCAATGCCGCTGGTGCGAAAGGGGCCAGGAAAACCTCTGCGAGTCGATCATGGAAACCAAGGTACTGGGGAGCTACGCCGAGTTTCTTCTCGTTCCTGCCCGGATCGCCAATCTCCACGTATTCCGCAAGCCTGACACGCTATCGTTTGCGCTTGCGAGCCTGCTGGAACCGCTTTCTTGCGTCATGCAGGGCATACGGTCCTTTGCCCACAAAGAACACTCCGACGTGCTCGTGATCGGGCCTGGCGCCGTCGGTCTGATGTTCGTAGCCGCACTTAGGAAGCTCGGCATGGCCAGCGTGAGCCTCTTGGGCAGGAACGAAGCGCGGCTGGAGGTCGGCGCAGGCTATGGGAGCGAGACCCTCAAGTGGGACGATGTCGGAGGCCGAACCTGGGACCTGGTGATCGAGTGCACCGGCACCGTCGAGGTCTGGGAGCGTTCGATTGGGCTCGTTCGCCGCGGGGGCACGGCGGTGCTCTTCGGCGGTTGCCCGTCCGGAACAAAGGCCTCGTTCGATACGAAAACGCTGCATTACGGCCAGGTGGACGTCCTTAGCCCGTTCCATTTCGGAACCGATGCGGTGCAGGACGCTCGCCGGCTCCTGCTCGATACCGCATTCGACCTCTCTCCCCTGCTCAGTGGGACCCGCACCTTGGAAGAAGGGCCCC